The Fusarium fujikuroi IMI 58289 draft genome, chromosome FFUJ_chr05 DNA segment AAATCTTACGGTGTGCTTGAAATTTCTTGAGAAAGATGCAGGCCACCATGACTTGGTTTTCTTTGCTAGCACAGACTTCATTGGTCCAGCTTGAACGGTGTCTACTATGGAGTACTCCGTATTGCAACAAAGAATAGACAAGTCTCAGACACATGTCGCTCGGAGGATAGTCAGTAACACAGGTGTGGGTGCTCTGCATTTCTATTCTCTCTTCCACGAATTCCGAACCCTCGGATCAGTGAGAAAGTCAACAGTTTGAGGGCCCATATACCTCCATCATAACGACACATACTCGGAGCGATACTTGAGGCGGACTACCATTGAGTCGACTCAAGAACCCTTGGCGATGTTACATTGAAGTCCTGTTGGTCAGACTTACTACCAGTATGCAGTCCGGTCAGCGTCACTGTGTTTCCTCATCAGGTCTCCGCGCCAGGACTCAACAATGCATGGACAGTTTTCAGGCGCATGCCAACAAAGATGCTGTGTAAACAAAGCGTTCCTTGAcgtttctcatcatcttgacaGTTGAGGTTGACTTTCTTTTCTGGTAGTCTTGGTTTGGCTTGTGGTTGGGCGGCTggtgaaagaaaagaggaaaaggcccTGGCGCTGGAAAACGGGCCTATCCTCGTCGAATATTTCTTCGACCTTGAACGCTTTCTTGGCCATTTTGACAAAGGTCATGTCCGCGCgtctcctcttcttgaaACAAAAGTACACGACAGCTGCGGGGTTAAGCTCTAATAGAGCCTTAAGCGTAGACATCAGCAGAGGGAAAGCAGGTTCGAAATAGACACATTCGCCAGCCAATATCACGTCTGGCTTTTGCTCTAGCACGGCAGCTGGCAAGTCTTCGCCCCTATATGAACAGACCAGTCAGCTTGGTGGCTGACCCTCATCTAACCAGGGGATTGGTACGGCAGAGGAGAATGTTACACATGGAAATAAAGTCGATTTCACGTACCAGTTGAGCACCATCGCCTTGGCTTTGTCTTGTAGGTTGTTCAGTTCGATGTTGTGCTTCATCAACTCATACATCTCCAGCTGGTCCGTCACTAACAACTGGTTCTGAAGCTGACATTCTAAGGCGACGGCAAGACCGATGAGACCTCCGCCAGCTCCAAGCTCCAATCTACGACCAACGAGTCAGCAAGTCTACTCCGTCTTTGGTTATACTCACACTGTCTATGCAGACCAAGACAAAGGACCCGGTCCGAGTCACATGCATGCGATAGCAGTGTCGAAGTTGAAGAAAGAACGCGAAACTCACATCCGAGCGTCAGCAAGTCGGTCTTTGTGGTAACGCAACATATGCTTGCCGAGAAGCATTCCCGCGGGCCACGTTTGCCCACCACAACCAGATCGCACATCTTCGTGCACCTTGAGAGGACTGGAGAGAACGCCATCGAAATCGACAGTCGCAACGCCACTGGCCTTGAAGGACGGCAATGGAGCGATATCCTCGCTGATGGTGACCGCGTCTATCAGAGGGGACGACGGCGGACTGCTCATTGCGAAAGAGTTGTCGCTGCTCAGACCCTCGATTTCAGTCCCTTGACTTTTGCTGAGGGGTCAAAGGAAAAAATAGACTGCACGAAGTAGTCGGATCTATCACGACTAGACTACCTAAGTTGCCCTCAAGGGATAGTGTTGAAAGTCGAAGGGATACCGATGCAGTGGAGCTTGAGAGGCGCTGCCCTGCAATAaagcgaggaagatgatTCTGTTCTATTCAAATGAAGCAAGAGGAATAACTTTCTATGACTTGGTTGTTCCGCCCCTCCAGGTAGGttaggtactaggtaggcTACTCCCTCTTGCACCTGCTAACCTAGAATAAGATAGCCTTCGATCGAGTATCTGTGAAAAGCACAACTGCCCTGTGTCACCTGCAGACTTTTTTCCCTTCTAAAGTACCTATAATCAACCTATGGCATCTCttcctaggtaggtactaggtacTCGGCTGCTCATCTTTGCCTCTGCCACTTGGTGCCGATTAGACTACTTTTTTTCCATTTGTATACGTGTGCGATCCAGACTCAAATAGACccttttgtttttgttggcCGTCGCCGTCGATCAAAAGTGCGCTATTACATACATCCATCCTCCGCTTAAAGAGTCATCGAAATAGTTGAGCGATTGGCTCGTTAAAGGCTCTGCGGGACTGGCGATAACGACTAAACTATCCCAAAACCCATACGGAGTACTCCGTTTCGATAAGGGCTCCTCCACAAATAAATTCGCCGAGTTGCTCTTTAACAACAGAAGTCGGGTGTGATCCACTGCTACCTCACTCAAGTGAGTGTTGCTACTAAGAAAGCTGAAAGCTGATAGATTCAAGGGTCGATTCATGTTGCATCAGGTTGACGATTCCCAGGGAATGGCTCATACTGAGTTAAATGCGCAAGGGAGGCGTTATATGATATCATGACCAATATATGCTctttcaacaacaccatTGCTAATTATTGACTCTCCCTCTCCAGCCTTCTTTCCCTTAGCTCGATGGAGCCAGTATCCTGTCAACCTTCATGATCACCATGTCGAGTGGCTACGGTGTCTCACCGATCTCTCTGGGCTACCAGGCCTTCCATAGGAATGTGACTACAGTGGTATCAGCCTGGAGTACCGTTCCTTTGGTTATACCCACCACACGTCAATGTCTCTCCATCTCACGGGAAGTTCTAGTCAACCTGAGACATCTTGCCTCCTCTTGAAATGGATTCAGCACCCGTTCCCTTAACTGACTATCACCACCAATTTTTCTCCCGTGGTTCAAAAAGGCTCAGTGGAGAAGCTATACAGGAATGAAGGGCTCAGTATTCCTCTAGCTCAAGCCTGCAGCTTGccagccatcatcatgtcattCACGATATGCCTTCGTACGGTCGTCTGTCTCCCGGCCTTCCTGTTTCTCACTTCTCTTTCCTTCATCCTTTCGACTCTATTCAGCGACTTGCTATTCACCTGGATGGCGTTTCATGTTACTCTATTCGTACTTGAACACTGAGCAGTGTATTGTcatgccatgatggcttccTTCATACTCGCTGTTCTCCTTCTCACTATCTCAGGACTCACAAATTCTCAGCCAACAATCAACTACCCGATTAACTCTCAGTTACCACCAGTAGCCCGGGTAGATGAGCCCTTCTCTTACGTCTTCTCTCGTTACACATTTCGATCAGACTCCAAAATATCATACTCGCTCGGAGATGCGCCAAAATGGATTTCTATCGACAGCAAAGATCGCCGTCTTTATGGCATCCCGACCAACGACACCGTTCCCAGTGGCGATGTGGTAGGCCAGACAGTAGAGATCATTGCCAAGGATGATTCTGGCTCAACGTTGCTAAGTTCGACTCTGGTCGTGTCTAGGAACAAAGGCCCCTCCCTCAAAACACCACTTCTGAAGCAGATTCAAGATTTTGGCGACTATTCGCCGCCGTCATCACTAATCTCATATCCTTCTACGGAGCTCAGATTTACTTTTGATGCCGACACATTTGAATACCAGCCCAATATGATCAACTATTATGCGACTTCGGGCGATGGCAGTCCCTTACCTGCTTGGATGATGTTCGATGCTGGCTCATTGACATTTAGTGGCAAGACACCTCCTTTCGAGTCACTTATCCAGCCTCCTCAAACGTTTGACTTCCAGCTTGTCGCTTCGGACATTGTTGGCTTTTCTGCCGTGTCAGTTGCCTTCTCTGTCATTGTGGGTAGACACAAACTTAGTGTTGACAACCCCAACATCACTCTGAACACTACCAGAGGGAAGAAGCTTGCATATAGCGGGCTAGcagatggcatcaagcttgacaatAAGCCTGTGAAGATCGACGACATTGATATTTCAACAGATGGTATGCCGGACTGGCTGTCGCTGGACAAGAATACATGGGATATCGAGGGAATACCAGGGAAAGGCGATCATTCAAccaacttcaccatcacGCTCCGCGACTCATACCAAGACACAATCAACATATACGCCACTGTCAATGTCTCGACTGCTCTGTTTCGCTCAACTTTTGACGGTATCAAGGTCGAGGCTGGAAAAGATGTCGATCTTGATTTGCGGCCCTATTTCTGGGACCCTGAGGACATTGACCTTCAGATTTCAACCAACCCGAAGAAGGATTGGCTAAAGCTTGATGGCTTTAACATCACCGGGAAGATCCCAGTATCCGCTTCAGGAGATCTAAATATCTCTGTGACAGCTTCGTCAAAGACTTTGGATGACACAGAGACCGAGGTTCTAAATTTGAGCGTCATACCGTTCGAGCCCACATCCTCATCGACAACTCAATCTCgcacttcatcaacatctacGGGCACGTCTACTTCTGTCGCGCCCACCGGAAGCTCTTCAGAGCCTGATGTACAGTTGTCTGATTCGGATGGGAGTCTGACGACTggtatcctcctcctcgcgattcttctgcctcttctggTCGTCATATTCCTATCTATGCTGCTTGTTTGTTGTCTCCTTCGCCGCCGCCGCAAACGACAAACATATCTCTCGTCCAAGTTTCGCCATAAGATCTCCGGGCCCGTGCTCGACAGCCTTCGTGTTAACGGGGGCTCAGCGGCAATGCGAGAGGCCGACAAGGTCGAGATTATAGCAGCTGCAGGTAAACAACAACGCCACCCTATCAGGACGCCCCATTCTGATATGGATTCGGGGACGTTGGTTATGACATCTCCAACATTGGGATTCATGGCGACACCTCTTGTTCCCCCGAGATTCGTCGCTGAGGATTCTAACACCAGTGTATCTCGGTCCCTCGGCACATCTAACAGTGAGGACGAAAGAAGATCCTGGGTCACAGTTGGAACTACAACTGCAGGGCGGCCAAGTCGTGACTCTTTGAGGAGCCAACGATCGAACTCAACATTATCGCAGTCAACCAGTCAACTGATACCACCACCAGTGTTTTTATCGGATGCAAGACGAAGGTCTTTCATGGGGGGTAACGATGCAGCCGACTCCTCGCTCAATGGTCTCCCAAGCATTCAATCGCAAAGAGCATTGTTCCAGCAGGGCTCTGACTACTACACAAGTGGCAATGAAAGCTCATTGGCTTTCGCTTCCTCACATCTTTCCAGTCCAAGGCTCTTGACTAGGGTTCCAACACGAGCGCCAGATGCTGGGCTCGGTTCTCATGCCTCAGTAGGTGATAGTGAGGGCCCTTCAATGGGGGCAACTCAGAGCCTGCCAGTATTGATACGACCGGAGCTAGAACGTCTGTCCACCCAGGAACTACTGGGAGAGGATGTTGGCCCTGGTAGCAGACCATGGTATGATTTGGAGGCACCCAGAGGATATGTCAGCGATCCTTCGTTTGGTTCCGGAGAGAACTGGCGCGTGTACGAATCACAGCGCGATGGAACAGGCGCATCATATCACCAGCTAGTTGATGAGTCGCCTTTCCATCCACTTCGGCCAAGCACGGTGATAAGTTCGAGCCGCTGTGGAGCACAGCCTGGAGAGCGGGCAAGCTCGGAATTGATATCCCCAAGTCAATGGGGAGATACTCAGAACAGCATCCGGGGATCATTGGCGTCTTTACGGCAAGGCTTGGGGCATTCGATGAGCAAGTTGTCTCGCTTAAGTGTCGATCCGCTCAGTTTTCCTGGCAGCAGACACTCGAAGCCAGCAGGAAACTCATCTGTGaattggagaagagaagactcaGGCAAGTCAGAAGGTGGCAGCTATGCCTTTCTCTGAGAGTTGAAGTCCTGTATTGATGATGTATATGTTGGAGCATGAGATACCCTGGCGCTTCGTATTTGTTTTGGTATATTGATAAtttgtttcttcttgcttcttttcctttttcctcCCTTGGCGTGTTCTTTGGGAAAGAATAATTTAGgtgttttttttcttttgtaGATGGGGTCTCTAAAATTATGTTTGGTCTAGATTAGTAGCACAAGTCCTCAAAGGACAATCATGATCTCATTagataaataagaaattttaaatacctttaatacTGGCAAGTGACCAACGAAATGACACCAATTTATTTTGTATTGTAAGGACAGATGGGCGAAAACGGTATTCAATGGCCAACAGTTTAGGGTAAGCTGAACGGTTTATTATACAGATCTGTTATATACAAGTATGGTCTTTTAGGTATTGTGTACCATCAGAATTGACGGCGTGATTTCCAGACCTATCCCTCTTGAAAATTGAGAGTTACCTGTATGATAACATAAACCCTTCACTTAAAGACGGACTCCACGGTTTGCAATTTCTCTCAAACTCAAGCCTCAGAGATAGCATCATCCTCTAACAAAAAAGTAATCAGCCACAACCGCAGCCACAGCCCTACCTGCTATCAATCAATACCTCAAGCACGCACGGATGGGGATAAGAAACTGGGTTTTGTGATTTTTTGGAGCCGGACCGGACCGT contains these protein-coding regions:
- a CDS encoding related to putative N2,N2-dimethylguanosine tRNA methyltransferase, translated to MSSPPSSPLIDAVTISEDIAPLPSFKASGVATVDFDGVLSSPLKVHEDVRSGCGGQTWPAGMLLGKHMLRYHKDRLADARILELGAGGGLIGLAVALECQLQNQLLVTDQLEMYELMKHNIELNNLQDKAKAMVLNWGEDLPAAVLEQKPDVILAGECVYFEPAFPLLMSTLKALLELNPAAVVYFCFKKRRRADMTFVKMAKKAFKVEEIFDEDRPVFQRQGLFLFSFTSRPTTSQTKTTRKESQPQLSR
- a CDS encoding related to Bud10 protein, producing MASFILAVLLLTISGLTNSQPTINYPINSQLPPVARVDEPFSYVFSRYTFRSDSKISYSLGDAPKWISIDSKDRRLYGIPTNDTVPSGDVVGQTVEIIAKDDSGSTLLSSTLVVSRNKGPSLKTPLLKQIQDFGDYSPPSSLISYPSTELRFTFDADTFEYQPNMINYYATSGDGSPLPAWMMFDAGSLTFSGKTPPFESLIQPPQTFDFQLVASDIVGFSAVSVAFSVIVGRHKLSVDNPNITLNTTRGKKLAYSGLADGIKLDNKPVKIDDIDISTDGMPDWLSLDKNTWDIEGIPGKGDHSTNFTITLRDSYQDTINIYATVNVSTALFRSTFDGIKVEAGKDVDLDLRPYFWDPEDIDLQISTNPKKDWLKLDGFNITGKIPVSASGDLNISVTASSKTLDDTETEVLNLSVIPFEPTSSSTTQSRTSSTSTGTSTSVAPTGSSSEPDVQLSDSDGSLTTGILLLAILLPLLVVIFLSMLLVCCLLRRRRKRQTYLSSKFRHKISGPVLDSLRVNGGSAAMREADKVEIIAAAGKQQRHPIRTPHSDMDSGTLVMTSPTLGFMATPLVPPRFVAEDSNTSVSRSLGTSNSEDERRSWVTVGTTTAGRPSRDSLRSQRSNSTLSQSTSQLIPPPVFLSDARRRSFMGGNDAADSSLNGLPSIQSQRALFQQGSDYYTSGNESSLAFASSHLSSPRLLTRVPTRAPDAGLGSHASVGDSEGPSMGATQSLPVLIRPELERLSTQELLGEDVGPGSRPWYDLEAPRGYVSDPSFGSGENWRVYESQRDGTGASYHQLVDESPFHPLRPSTVISSSRCGAQPGERASSELISPSQWGDTQNSIRGSLASLRQGLGHSMSKLSRLSVDPLSFPGSRHSKPAGNSSVNWRREDSGKSEGGSYAFL